Proteins found in one Pempheris klunzingeri isolate RE-2024b chromosome 6, fPemKlu1.hap1, whole genome shotgun sequence genomic segment:
- the LOC139203290 gene encoding guanine nucleotide-binding protein subunit alpha-14-like has translation MPCCWQWCRRTCLCCLSEEEKRTIAVDKEIKRILKQQKKKERREIKILLLGTGESGKTTFIRQMRIIHGRGFSEDERRAFTKCIFQNIFTAIKAMTGAMTTLKIPYSNPENEIYAKWLQDVNTVQITQLERGYVDAIRRLWADSGIRACYSRRCEYQLLDSTEYYMSNLDRISAPDYIPTEQDVLRVRFPTTGIHDYSFTLKTITLRIVDVGGQKSERRKWIHCFENVTSLIFLASLSEYDQVLEERETINRMHESLALFYTTIHSPWFLNTSIILFLNKTDILADKVLTSDLQKYFPSFTGKRQDAEDAKNYIRKLYEQQAINRDKREEWKALYPHFTCATDTSNIRRVFSDVKDTVLLKSLRDYGVI, from the exons ATGCCTTGCTGCTGGCAGTGGTGCCGCCGCACCTGCCTGTGCTGTCTGTccgaggaggagaagaggaccATCGCAGTGGACAAGGAGATCAAGAGGATCCtcaagcagcagaagaagaaggagaggagggaaattaAAATCCTCCTGCTGG GCACTGGGGAAAGCGGAAAAACCACCTTCATCCGACAGATGAGGATCATCCATGGACGAGGCTTCTCAGAGGACGAGAGGAGGGCCTTCACCAAATGCATCTTCCAGAACATCTTCACAGCCATTAAGGCCATGACAGGAGCCATGACCACGCTCAAAATCCCCTACTCCAACCCCGAGAACGAG ATCTACGCCAAGTGGCTGCAGGATGTAAACACAGTGCAGATCACCCAGCTGGAGCGGGGCTACGTCGACGCAATCCGCCGCCTCTGGGCAGACTCGGGCATCCGGGCCTGTTACAGCCGCCGCTGCGAGTACCAGCTCCTGGACTCCACAGAGTA CTACATGAGTAACCTGGACCGGATCTCTGCCCCAGACTACATCCCCACTGAACAGGACGTGCTGCGAGTTCGATTCCCCACCACGGGCATCCACGACTATTCCTTCACCCTCAAGACCATCACACTAAG GATTGTGGATGTGGGCGGTCAGAAGTCGGAGCGTCGGAAGTGGATTCACTGTTTTGAAAACGTCACCTCACTCATCTTCCTGGCCTCCCTCAGCGAGTACGACCAggtcctggaggagagagaaaccaTT AACCGTATGCACGAGAGTCTGGCTCTGTTCTACACCACCATCCACTCTCCTTGGTTCCTCAACACCTccatcatcctcttcctcaacAAAACTGACATCCTAGCGGACAAagtcctgacctctgacctgcagaAATACTTCCCCAGCTTCACAG GTAAGAGGCAGGATGCCGAGGACGCCAAGAACTACATCCGCAAACTGTACGAGCAGCAGGCCATCAACCGGGACAagagggaggagtggaaggCTCTTTACCCGCACTTCACATGCGCCACAGACACCAGCAACATCCGCAGGGTCTTCAGCGATGTCAAGGACACGGTGCTGCTCAAGTCTCTCAGGGACTATGGCGTCATCTGA